AAATATGGTCACCATtgacttggtttctttctttctttctttctttctttctttttttttttgagattttatttatttatttgacagagatcacaagtaggcagagagaggaagggaaacaggctccctgctgagcagacagccagacacggggctatatcccaggaccctgggatcatgacctgagcggaaggcagaggctttaacccactgagctacccaggtgccccttgacttgATTTCTTAATCCAAAACTTGAACCACAAGATGCAGTACACTTGATTCATACTGTAGGTTGACTTTTGGCTTATGTCATGTTAATTTTACACTTATTCAGATCAAGAGAAGATGAGTTAGGAGAAGCTGACATTAGCTTGGTGGGAGTTAAGTTAAACAGTATTAGGAGCTGAAAGGCGTTTTAAAGATTTGTGGTTCTTCTGTTTAATGGAGGAGGATCCCAGACTCTTGTGAAGTAATGTAGTTAAACCTTTGGATGCTACTAGGTGAATACCGTGCCAGATGCAGAAATGTGTTGCTCATTTATAAAGATGAAAGGTTGAGCCTCAGCCTTTTCCAGTCCTTGATAAGGAAAGCTGGGAATAAACCCAGGTTATGAATGCTCCCTTGGTTTTCTTCTGAGCAAAACACAGGCCTGGAAGTTAGGAACTCCcaagttctgtttctttgtgtgctACCACTGACTTGATTGGCTTGGCCAGGGCCCAAATCCTGAAGATGAGTCCAAACTGGTCATTTTGTTGCTGAGTCTGTTGTTTATCTAATGTTCAACCAGACCTTCAACTTTCTTCTGAGCTATCTCCTTTCAGATGAGTTCCTTTGGGGTTTATGACAGTCTGCAGACTTTGCCTTAGTTCCCTGATTTGAAAATAATATCAATGCTACCCTCCACATAAACACCTTGAGAGGTAACTGCTTTTCAGTAGCTGTGTAAACATTTAGTTAACAGAACTTCATTATTTGGGAAGCTAGAACTTCTGCTTCAGAGATTATTTTGGGGGCATTTGAGAAGGCCTGCCTTACTGAAAGATGGCTTTGGTTGCCCTTGGCAGCACAAAGGGTGGCCATCCAACTGGACAGTTTCTTAGGGTACCAAGCAGTTGTTGCTACGAAGTCCTGGATGTTTGACCCTGATGGCCAactcctggggcctggggcctctGTGAGAACAGGATTCATTGACTGGTAGGATTGATTCTTTGCAGCAGCCCTCTTCAGGATGAAGATCTTGCTTCTTGATTTGATTTCCATAgttaaccagttttttttttttttttttttattgtgtttagcTCTCACCATCTTtctctttgaattttcttttaaattactcACATTTGCCATTTTGTTAAGAACACTTTTAGGAATAACTAGAGAGGACAGTAGAACTAACTAACTTCTTAGATGTTCCTTTCCATCCTCCAGTTTGGTTTCCTGCCTTTGCCTACCAGTTGTACTGGAGTTACCCAGGTCTACAGAATGCTGTGTTTAAACAGGCTTCAGACATAAGATTGatgtcctcctcctctctctggaggCTAGCACAAGTTCTACTGAATATGTCACAAGAGTAGTGATGCTGTCCTTTTCTCAGATACACTTGTGCATGGGCCACTGGAGTTCCTACATTTTCCTTCAGGAATAACCTTTTTGCTCACTGGAAACCCAGGGCTTTTTAACACTTCAAACAAAGTCAGTGGATGTGTGAAATAGAATATGAAGAATGAAAGTACaatttctttctgaattttcctcttaaaaaaacttttaggCCAAATGTAACTGCTCCTGGTGCAGTGTTAAGATTAAGAGATCACACCAGCAGTTTCAAAAAACTTACCAGCAGCTCAACCATTTGAAAGAATTGTGTGGGTGTGCGAGAGGTTTATCAGTAAACTAGTAGGATTATTTCTGCCCTTGACCTTGTTGATACATCATTTGTCGTAATTGAACCACCTCTAAAGAAAACTCAAGAAGTTTATTCAGGAGGATTTGTGAGAGCTTAAGTATTGATCTGTCTAAActcctttgtttttttcaacAAGAAGTGGAATGAGGTGGTAAGCTTTCCAGTGTTCAAAGACAACTGGCTCAAGATCGAATCTTTGCCTCCTAGACTATATATTCTGTCACTCTtgcaaattataatttttaccCTTCTGGTCAGCAGATCCACTGTGTTCAGGGCCTGaatttgacattttctttaatttaaaaattcttcatttttagcaTCAACCATCTACACCTTATGTGAGAAAGAATAGTAAAGTagaattttatttcagtgttcttgtcaaatttgaaaaataatttcaaaaaacaaacctcaTAAACGCAAGTGTACTTGGGTACAAGTACTATCTCAGCTCGAGCCAATTTTGCCATCACAATGTCATGAATATTTGTTGCTACCTGTTCTGGATGTGAGTAGCCAGGGGGAATCCTGTGGTGCGTTACCTGATGTTTCACTAAATACAGCCAGCGCTTGATTTCCCGAAGGTGAACTCTTtggttgtggttttgttttttgtgtgtgtttttggttttgatttgttgtgttttttacttttctatggattccctcttttgtttctctttttttctataacTTTTGAAGTAACTAGGGtaaagcatatttatttacattttcccaaGTGAAGGATTTTAATTTTACTCTGGATGAAGGGGAATTTAAAACAccagtcagggtgcctgggtggctcagtgggttaggccgctgcctttggctcaagtcgtgatctcagggtcctgggatcgagtccgcatcgggatttctgctcagcagggagcctgcttccctctctttctctctctctgcctgcctctctgtctacttgtgatctctctctgttaaataaataaataaaatattttttttaaaaaaacaccaatCAAATGGGCAACTGCTCTGGTCTTAAACAATAGGGGCTAGCTGAGTTGgtggagcaggtgactcttgatcttggggttatgggtttgagccccatattgggtgtagagattactaaaaaaaaataataataattatgtcaATGGTAGCTTACTTTTGCATGACACACTTTCATGGTGTCTTGTTTAATGCTGATAGCCATTTTGTAAAGTAACCACAGCGACATTTTGGTGATGAAGAATGAGGCTCGGTTGTTTCCAGGGTTCCACTGCTAGTATGTGTCAAAGATACGACTAGGACCCTGTTTTTTTTTACTCCTAAACCAGCCCAATTTTTAGGTTTTCTGTCTTTGGAAATaccatatctattttttttaaacattttatttgacagagatcacaagtaggcagagaaacaggcagggggcaggggaagcagtctccccgctgagcagagagcccagtgggggccccagttccaggaccctgacatcatgacctgagccgaaggcagagacttaacccagtgagtcacccaggcacccctaccttgtctatttcttaaaaagattttatttgacagagcacacaagcagggggagttgggggagagcagggagcctgatgtagggtttgatcccagaaccctgggatcatgacctgagacagatgcttaactgactgagccacccaggacacccccaccctccccgcacagcccctctcccttctgccagTCTATTTTTTCTGAATTAAACCAATCCGGGCCTCCCTGGCTTTCCCAAAAACAGATCTGAAGGTCCCTATCTCCCAAGGaccactttatttcttttttttttttttttaaattaacatataatgtattatttgccccaggggtacaggtgtgtgaatcatcaggcttacacattgcACAGCACTCatcgtagcacataccctcctcctcagtgtccataacccatccaccctctccctcccctgctccccccagcaaccctcagtttgtttcatgagataagagtctcttatggtttgtctccctcctgatcccatcttgtttcgttttctccttccctaccccccaacaaCCCCCTCCatcctgcctttcaaattcctcatatcagggaaatcatatgataattctttctctgattgattcatttcactcagcataatacccactagttccatccacatcattgcaaatggcaagatttcatttcttttgatggctgcatagtacttctgtgtgtgtgtgtgtgtgtgtacacacacacacacacatccacacatcttatccattcatctgttgatggacatctaggttctttccatagttggctattgtggacattgctgctataaacattcaggtgcacgtgcccctttgggtcactacatttgtatctttggggtaaatacctggtagtgggattgctgggtcatagggtagctctgttttcaacatttgaggaacctccgtactggtttccagagtggttacaccagcttgcattcccaccaacaggataGGAGGATTCCCAAGGGCACTTTATCTTCTAGGCTAGCCCCCCAAAAGTTTTCCTTGCTCAAAGGATTAAGCTTTTCAGCCGTCCGTCTCAAAGGTTAGGAAGCACTTTGCCCTGACTGGATACCCAGGCTCTCTAGATTAGAAGGGGAACAAAATGAAATTGCTAATGTGTAAGCATGGTCTTTTGAGCAGCCCAGTTAAAATGTTTGGTGGAAAGGACTTTAGTGAAAGGTTAGAGATCCTCAAGTGATTTGAGGATCATCGTCATcacagcctgcccccccccccactgttaATATAAGTAATGCAGAGTCTTCTCTATCCTGAGAGCAGTATGCTACTCAGGTGTTTCAATGTAGAAAGTGTTAATAGAAAACTGAAATTTCATACAAACCTTATCATTCTAAGAACATAAGTATAAAGTGCCTTTGGAAGCAAAGTTCAAAAATTTGCCTATCTCAAGGTAAATCAAAGTCATTTGTGAGTTACttgaaactataaatatatattttttaagattttatttatttatttgacagagatatcccaagtaggcagagaggcaggcagagagagaggaagaagcaggctccccgccgagcagagagcccgatgctgtgctcgatcccaggacaccaagatcatgacctgaggcgaaggcggaggctttaacccactgagccacccgggcgccccactatttctatatttttaaagactagaCCGAATTTGTCTCCTGAGagtaaaacatactttttttccTGATGACAAATGTACGTATAGAGTGTTTTTAAGACTCACAGTGGGGGAAACAAGATTATTAAACTTAAGTCCATCTTACTAATAAGTTCTGCAGTCAGAGGTGATCACTGCCGCATCCTGTAGTGCAGTCAAAATGAGGCTTCTCTGCATATAAAGCCAGAGGGCAGTGTTGCTGCTGTTCCAACAAGCAGCCGTGTTTCTGGGATTACTGCATGATGTcatagcagaaggaaaattaaaaacacgaagaaaactatttcaaaatagacatttaatgtaatttttaggCCGAAAGAAAAATCAATCATACATTGTCTTCAGTGGACCATCTGCCAGAATAGGACCAGTTTAGTTCAGCTCTGAAGGCCCTGAGTCAGTTCTTAGCCGGCATAATTCCCCTTgattcattgatttgtgaatgcttATGAATCATAAGGTGCATTTCACTCCTGAAGTTCCTGCCACCTCCACTATTCCATTTAGATACAAAAGCAAGCTTTCCAGTGGGAGTTTTGTGCCCCATCCTCCACAGccccccccacctcttccctGCAGATGTTCTTAACCTAAAGGAGTTTGACAAAGTCTCAGGATTCTCGTGAACCCTCacccccagaaaaatgtacatatgACCCAAGTCTACACAGACTTGGGTTCATAAATCCCAAGGTCCCCTCTAGATTCTAAGGCCCCAAGTTAAGGAACCCCTGTACTAAGGACACGAGCAATGCATTTGCCCTAGGGAAACACTGACACAGGGTGGGTGGAGATGGGCTAGTTTAGCCATAATGAGGAAGGAGtaatcatactttttttaaaggagatagaagtttattaaatATACCACAAGGGAATGACAGGCAGGACTGCAAAGGAGAGATTGTCTGCCAACAACCttgatttcttattattttgatttGGGGGCAGAAATTAATTCCCAGGGTCTCCCTGCATTTTCAAAAATGGAAGTATTCCAGACCCTAAGCAGCTATTAGGAGAGTGGGACTAGTGGCTgcacagagaatgaatgaatgtacagGGTTCCCACTTGTCCCATAAGGACTTAATTTAGCTCCTCAACCAGAAGCTTCACATTTGATTTGCAGTGAGTGGGGGGGCAGAATTTCTAATTTTGGTTTGACCCTCATGAAAAGGTAGACAGCTTCTgttctggtttggttttttttgttgtttgtttgtttgtttgttttttaagtgtagGGAGCACTTAAGTATTAGATAATTAGGGTAAGTCCTTGGAATGCCCCAAACAACCATTTCCCCTGTAAACCCAATACTCCCTACCTCTGAATGTCTTAATAAAGAACTGCCACACAATTTTATCCAACCATTGCTTGCATAGAAATGCAAGGGGGTTACCAAGAGCCTTTTTCAGACATACAGAAACTTGTTCCAGCTTTGTTGGGAAAGTGAAGGAATCACTAAAAACCTATTTGTAGGAATGAAATGAGACTGTCAGTTGTCTAACCTAACAGACTGCCAAATTAGGTTTACAGTTTTGTTAATAGACTTTCAAATGGCTGTTGAGAAgcagaattaaattttaagcttCTGATTTTAGCCACTTTGCTCCCCAAACACCCAACACTGCTTTCTCtagcatcaaaaaagaaaaccaaggcacTAGAAAGTGAGCACACTTAAGTTTTGAAGATAATTAATCTTTATATTTTGCCTGAACTGTATATTTAACATACTAAAACCCACTGAAGAGGAAAATCAGCAAATTGAAAATTGTCCCATTAAAGATTTTTTGCAAACTGACaaatttaatgatttctttacCCCCCCCAATGCAATCACTTAAAATAAGTCAGCACAATTTTGAATTAGCTCTAGAAATCACACTGAAACTATGTtacatttacaaatattaaatttattatagcTAGAACGAATTTAATTGTTCTCAGATTTGGCCACCTTAGCTCCATTTAAGGAGGggattttttaacagaaaaatgcaTTATAACTTGGTCAAGTtacttacacatttaaaaaaaaaaaaacttctaaaaaggaaaacaagaaaagcaaCCCTTCAGTTTCACATAATTaaagaacaggagaaaagcacGCAAGCTACATCATAGCTAAATTTACCAAACCAACCAAAGCCGGGGGGGATTTTCTCTTCTGATTATTGTCATAAAAAGGTCCACTGTcttatatacacatgtgtataatGTTACATTCCATCACTGTAAAAAGTcccctttgccccctcccccaaaaaagtttCAGTCTAGTCCCCAAACTTGGACAGCGGCGCTCGCTCCTGCTGCCGGTGCAGTTCGTTCTCCGTCAGCAGCTGGAGGTTCTCGGCGCGCAGCCGGTCCAGCTCTAGCTCCAGCTCCCGAACACGCGCGTCGTCGCCGCCCAGCCGCTTGCTTTCCAACCGCAGCCGGTTATTCTCGTCCTCCATGCGCGAGAGGCACTTCTCCAGCTCCAAGTACTCCTTGATGAGCTCCTGCTTGCTCATGTTCTGCAGACTCTCCGCGTGGTACCGCTCGTAGGTCTCCGAGAAGTCCCGCTGCAGAAACTCGCTGCCGTCTCCTCCCATCCCGTCGCTGCCCCCATCCTCTTCGCCCGCTTCTTCCATGAAGTCCTCGTCGCTGGTGTCGTCGGATTTGGCAGCGGCCCGCTTAGGGTAGAGACCAGTTTTGAGATCCGGCTCCTCCTGGTCGTGATCATCCATGAGGAACTGCGTTGTGTTATAGGGTGCGACAGGCTGACCCTTGGCGAACATCTCAGCTCGAATCCTTGAAGCTCGCAAGCTCTGTTTCTCGTCgaactttttcttctcttcccaggTCAGCTTGTAGTACGGTTTCCAATGCCGCTTCTTCTTGGAGGGGCGTCTCCTATGCTTTTTCTTGCCCAGCTGTCTCTGCTGCTGTCCCCACGCCTCCTCGCCCCCTGCAGCAGGAGCCCCCAACTTGTTGGCCTCGGAATCATGACAAGGCTGAACGAGAGACTCGGCCTCGGGCCTCGGTTCCCCCGCAGCCTCCGGCGGGGGGGCTCCGCCAGCAGACAAGTCGTCCCCATTCTGGCCCTTCTTGCCTGCTTGCGGACAGCTAGGTTCTGGACGGACCAGGGTCTGCAGGGGAGGCGGCTGCGGCTCCAagctcccttccccctcctgccccGGACGGCCACCCAACTGGGGGGACGCTCTCGATTGCCACCTACTGTCCTCCTCGGGCACCCGCTCCTCCGCTCCTGGGGGGCGATCGGGGTTCCGCTCATCATGAAGAGAAACAGCACCTGTACAGTTGCTAGTTTGAGGCTGGTGCTGgtattctgacaagagtggctcgGCCATGGCTAATAGAGTCCTCTTCTCGAAGTTTGAAAAATTTTGGCTGTAAGTCCTTAAGGAGAAGAGaaggtttcctttccttttaaaaatgtccagCAGAGTCCTCTTCGGTCTGTAATTCCTGCAGTGACGCCTTTAGCCAGTCCTTCTGTAAACAAACTCCAATTGCAACTTGGGAGAGCTCAAGTCAGTAAAGGGTTAAGTGCCCACAGCGCGGCCAGCTAGCGGGTCCAAAGTGGTGCAGCAGCAGTAACAGTACGTAATGTGCAAAGGGGGTGGACCTCAAGCCTCTCCGCAGAGCGCCCCCACAATCGAGGAGTTGGTGGGCGAGGAGATGAGGTGAAGTCCAACGGGTTAAACCCAGCCCCGAAAGGGTTAAAACTACCCGATGACGCTGCCTCCGAGGGCCGAATCCACAAAGGGTTAAATCCCCTGCCGCAGAGCCCACAAGGGGTTAAAGTCCCAGAGCCACCTCCTCCCACTTCCACGGGTGTCGCTCCAACCCGAGCTCCCAGTTCCCTAGGCCCGGCCGGAGCCTCAGCTGAGGACAGACAAACTCATCTCCCCCTTGGCTCGATGCTCGGCTCTGCTCAGATCTCCACCgcctcctcctcttttcctccctccctcctcccccctccgaCTGCAACTCTTCCGCCTCCTCCCCCCAACTTCCCCTCCCaacctgcctctccacctgccaaCTTCCAACTGCTGTCTCCAAGCCCTCTGCGCCCCTTTTATATAGAAGCCTGTCCGCCCCGCCCATGCGCATGCGTAACGGAGTCCCCATGTCAGGAAGCTGGGAGTCGTAGTTCCCATCCCTCAGGCCCGCCGTCCTAGCGCGCCGTGCAACGTAGCCAATCCCAGAACGCGCAGGGGGCGACTTCCAGGCCGCCTCCTTCCATCTCATAGCCCTCGCTAGAGAAACGTGGGTGACCATTGGCCAGGAGTCGCACGTCTCGCCGAAGAAGGAAAGCCAATCGCAGAGAAG
This region of Mustela lutreola isolate mMusLut2 chromosome 15, mMusLut2.pri, whole genome shotgun sequence genomic DNA includes:
- the HEXIM1 gene encoding protein HEXIM1; this translates as MAEPLLSEYQHQPQTSNCTGAVSLHDERNPDRPPGAEERVPEEDSRWQSRASPQLGGRPGQEGEGSLEPQPPPLQTLVRPEPSCPQAGKKGQNGDDLSAGGAPPPEAAGEPRPEAESLVQPCHDSEANKLGAPAAGGEEAWGQQQRQLGKKKHRRRPSKKKRHWKPYYKLTWEEKKKFDEKQSLRASRIRAEMFAKGQPVAPYNTTQFLMDDHDQEEPDLKTGLYPKRAAAKSDDTSDEDFMEEAGEEDGGSDGMGGDGSEFLQRDFSETYERYHAESLQNMSKQELIKEYLELEKCLSRMEDENNRLRLESKRLGGDDARVRELELELDRLRAENLQLLTENELHRQQERAPLSKFGD